The Faecalibacter sp. LW9 genome has a segment encoding these proteins:
- a CDS encoding CsgG/HfaB family protein — MFLLKCNRIIKRFFFLIVIYSILSCSAFIKAPTGQQSSTLGEVTAYTQKLKALPEPKEKVVVAVYKFKDQTGQYKASENNANWSTAIPQGTTSILLKALEDSKWFTTIERENISDLLNERQIIKSTRQEYASYQNQNANPQPLPPLLFAGIILEGGIVSYDTNIMTGGAGLRYFGVGGGTQYRQDRISVYLRAVSTNNGKILKTIYTSKTILSQSINGNFFRYVDPDRLLEAEIGITKNEPVHLAVKEAIEKAVYTLIIEGSTEKLWDVSTAEEDQFKSLAHQLIQEDSINNLRVDNRVLLPRRGKFSINASARAYTIKGDLRNSETNFGFQVGAKMFLSQHFNINASFSNFKLSNADTFLENFYSVDADLEFVAMPNDNVSPFIYGGVGMLQSHRNDSSVRAKANVGLGIEFLPIPSVGLRAFGEYDFGFNDDWDHHIGGKRKDHLITYGIGIQYYFGKKINQQDK, encoded by the coding sequence ATGTTTTTATTAAAATGTAACCGAATAATAAAACGTTTTTTCTTTTTAATTGTTATTTACAGTATCCTTAGTTGTAGTGCATTCATTAAAGCACCAACAGGTCAACAATCTTCTACACTAGGAGAAGTCACTGCTTATACGCAAAAGTTAAAAGCATTGCCAGAACCTAAAGAAAAAGTAGTCGTAGCTGTCTATAAATTCAAAGACCAAACGGGGCAATACAAAGCCTCTGAAAATAATGCCAATTGGAGTACAGCTATTCCTCAAGGAACAACTTCAATTTTATTGAAAGCATTAGAAGACAGCAAATGGTTTACAACAATTGAAAGAGAAAACATTAGTGATTTGTTGAATGAACGACAAATTATTAAATCAACGCGACAAGAATATGCGTCCTACCAAAATCAAAATGCAAACCCACAACCTCTTCCACCACTTTTATTTGCAGGAATTATCCTAGAAGGTGGAATCGTCTCTTATGATACAAATATTATGACCGGTGGAGCGGGATTACGGTATTTTGGCGTTGGAGGTGGAACTCAATACAGACAAGATCGTATTTCAGTCTATTTAAGAGCAGTATCAACGAATAATGGGAAAATTCTAAAAACGATTTATACTTCGAAAACCATTCTATCTCAATCGATAAATGGGAATTTTTTCAGATATGTCGATCCAGATCGCTTATTAGAAGCTGAAATAGGGATTACCAAGAATGAACCTGTTCATTTAGCCGTGAAAGAGGCAATCGAAAAAGCGGTGTATACCCTTATTATTGAAGGTTCAACTGAAAAATTATGGGATGTTTCAACCGCTGAAGAAGATCAGTTTAAATCCTTAGCGCATCAATTGATCCAAGAAGATTCGATTAATAATTTACGTGTCGATAACCGTGTGTTATTGCCAAGACGTGGGAAGTTCTCTATCAACGCGAGTGCAAGAGCCTACACCATCAAAGGTGATTTAAGAAATAGTGAAACGAATTTTGGATTTCAAGTTGGTGCAAAAATGTTTTTATCTCAGCATTTCAATATCAACGCGTCATTTTCCAATTTTAAACTTTCCAATGCTGATACGTTCCTTGAAAATTTTTATAGTGTAGATGCCGATTTAGAATTTGTCGCTATGCCCAATGATAATGTATCACCCTTTATTTATGGTGGGGTGGGGATGTTACAATCCCATCGTAATGATTCATCTGTACGTGCTAAAGCGAATGTAGGGTTAGGGATCGAATTTTTACCCATTCCTTCTGTAGGCTTAAGAGCATTTGGAGAGTATGATTTTGGTTTCAATGATGATTGGGATCATCATATCGGAGGAAAAAGAAAAGATCATCTGATCACCTATGGCATTGGAATACAGTATTATTTTGGTAAAAAAATAAATCAACAAGACAAATGA
- a CDS encoding curli assembly protein CsgF: MKITVSIVLFLGFGWINLYAQQLVYKPINPSFGGDTFNYQWLLSSADTQNPYKNNSYPDFKPTTAIGSFEDTLNRQLLNQISRGLFGSDYENAQMEPGVYNLGTMNIKITEYFGGVNIHIIDIKTGEQTNINLPNT; this comes from the coding sequence ATGAAAATAACCGTATCAATTGTCCTTTTTTTGGGATTTGGATGGATTAATCTTTACGCACAACAACTGGTCTATAAACCAATAAATCCTTCTTTTGGAGGGGATACGTTCAATTACCAATGGTTGCTAAGTTCAGCAGATACCCAAAATCCATATAAGAATAATTCTTATCCTGATTTTAAACCGACAACTGCGATTGGAAGTTTTGAAGATACACTCAACCGACAATTACTCAATCAGATTTCAAGAGGACTCTTTGGATCTGATTATGAAAACGCACAAATGGAACCTGGTGTTTATAATCTGGGAACCATGAATATTAAAATTACAGAATATTTTGGAGGGGTTAATATCCATATCATTGATATCAAAACAGGAGAACAAACCAATATTAATCTTCCCAATACCTAA
- a CDS encoding CsgE family curli-type amyloid fiber assembly protein, with translation MRCITFILILYIGCKVYAQSSIEAKIDYSQAENRIVLKSFAKSTDDVFYDLNYLFIAIKQNENKTLSNHQQQGKVIINPYEQQFLSEIRINLNGNEELKAYLFLRDDDKNILYAKDSIHLKHDGQDIVFHKNENHLKSIPRDEFILMGVIIDETKTKGGKDFFDLFYSLNQLRNEQFPFITTISELPEFGRTSFIQIQDRDKILYKFRVVPNEDYLNQQAEIVFKILNQYRSEQKLLQRELNAP, from the coding sequence ATGAGATGCATAACTTTTATTTTAATTCTCTACATCGGTTGTAAAGTCTACGCTCAATCCTCGATAGAAGCTAAAATTGACTATTCACAAGCTGAAAATCGGATCGTACTAAAATCATTTGCAAAAAGCACAGATGATGTCTTCTATGATTTGAATTATTTGTTCATTGCCATAAAACAAAATGAAAATAAAACCTTGTCCAATCATCAGCAACAAGGAAAAGTGATTATCAATCCATATGAGCAACAATTCTTGTCTGAAATCCGAATCAATTTGAATGGGAATGAAGAACTCAAAGCCTATTTATTTCTTCGCGATGATGATAAGAATATACTTTATGCCAAAGATTCGATTCATTTAAAACACGATGGTCAAGATATAGTATTCCATAAAAATGAGAATCATTTAAAATCCATTCCTCGTGACGAGTTTATATTAATGGGGGTTATTATTGATGAAACCAAAACAAAAGGAGGTAAAGATTTTTTTGATTTGTTCTATTCCTTGAATCAATTGCGTAATGAACAATTTCCTTTTATTACGACCATCAGTGAATTGCCTGAATTTGGACGAACTTCATTTATTCAAATTCAAGACCGCGATAAAATTTTATACAAATTTCGAGTGGTGCCCAACGAAGACTATCTGAATCAGCAAGCTGAAATTGTATTTAAAATTTTAAATCAATACCGAAGTGAACAAAAACTTTTACAACGTGAATTAAATGCCCCTTAA
- the hppD gene encoding 4-hydroxyphenylpyruvate dioxygenase — MSTQTFAEKIAQAQDFLPINGTDYIEFYVGNAKQSAHYYKTAFGFQEIAYAGPETGVRDRASYVLQQGKIRLVLTSGLKSDSPICQHAMKHGDGVKVLALWVDDAFDAFEQTTKRGGKVYLEPTTISDEFGEVKMAGIYTYGETVHMFIERKNYNGPFMPGYVKSESAYQPSDCGLLYVDHCVGNVGWNRMNEVVQWYQDVMGFVNILSFDDKQINTEYSALMSKVMSNGNGYSKFPINEPAEGKKKSQVEEYLDFYEGEGVQHIAVATKDIVKTVTELKARGVEFLSAPPEAYYEMIPERVGQIDEDIKKLQDLGILVDCDEEGYLLQIFTKPVEDRPTLFYEIIERHGAQSFGAGNFKALFEALEREQARRGNL; from the coding sequence ATGAGCACACAAACATTTGCTGAAAAAATCGCACAAGCACAAGACTTTCTTCCGATCAACGGAACAGATTATATCGAATTTTATGTCGGAAATGCCAAACAATCGGCACATTATTATAAAACAGCATTCGGGTTTCAAGAAATTGCCTATGCTGGACCAGAAACAGGCGTTAGAGATCGCGCTTCTTATGTTTTACAACAAGGAAAGATTCGATTAGTATTAACTTCAGGGTTAAAATCAGATTCTCCAATTTGTCAGCATGCAATGAAGCATGGAGATGGGGTTAAAGTATTAGCCCTTTGGGTGGACGATGCATTTGATGCCTTTGAACAAACGACAAAACGTGGAGGTAAAGTCTATTTAGAGCCAACAACAATCTCTGATGAATTTGGGGAAGTGAAAATGGCTGGAATTTACACCTACGGAGAAACGGTTCATATGTTCATCGAACGTAAAAATTACAACGGTCCATTTATGCCAGGGTATGTAAAATCGGAATCGGCTTACCAACCTTCAGATTGTGGATTATTGTATGTCGACCATTGTGTGGGAAATGTAGGATGGAACCGTATGAACGAAGTGGTACAATGGTACCAAGACGTGATGGGGTTTGTGAACATCTTATCGTTTGATGACAAACAAATTAATACCGAATATTCGGCTTTAATGTCGAAGGTGATGAGTAATGGAAATGGTTACTCTAAATTCCCGATTAATGAACCGGCAGAAGGAAAGAAAAAATCGCAAGTAGAAGAATACTTGGATTTTTACGAAGGAGAAGGGGTACAGCACATTGCCGTAGCTACCAAAGACATTGTGAAAACAGTAACGGAATTAAAAGCACGTGGTGTAGAGTTTTTATCGGCTCCACCTGAAGCGTACTACGAAATGATTCCAGAACGTGTCGGACAAATTGATGAAGACATTAAAAAATTACAAGACTTAGGAATTTTGGTGGATTGTGATGAAGAAGGTTATTTATTACAAATCTTTACAAAGCCCGTTGAAGATCGTCCAACGTTGTTCTATGAAATCATCGAGCGACATGGTGCCCAATCGTTTGGTGCTGGAAACTTTAAAGCATTATTCGAAGCATTAGAACGTGAACAAGCCCGAAGAGGGAACTTATAA
- a CDS encoding homogentisate 1,2-dioxygenase gives MPLYHALGNFPQKRHTVFRKPNGELYAEELVSTHGFSSTYSNVYHCYPPTLVKEINEPFSVEPKIARAKHLKHTSLKGFRVQPTDDYIASRVPVLVNNDLHISLAAPKKSMTDYFYKNSMADEVIFIHEGSGVLKTGYGQIPFEYGDYLVIPRGIIYQLHFNDEQNRLFITESFSPIETPRRYRNHFGQLMEHAPFCERDIKRPQDLETHDEHGDFKILIKKEGLIYPYVYGTHPFDFVGWDGYHYPWAFSIHNFEPITGRIHQPPPVHQTFEGAGFVICSFVPRLFDYHPNAIPAPYNHSNVDSDEILYYVDGDFMSRKSVEKGQITLHQAGIPHGPHPGTVEKSIGAKETHELAVMIDPFRPLMLTEQALELEDPDYYKSWLY, from the coding sequence ATGCCACTGTATCACGCTTTGGGAAATTTCCCACAGAAAAGACATACAGTATTTCGAAAACCCAATGGTGAACTCTATGCGGAAGAGTTGGTTTCTACCCACGGATTTTCGAGTACGTATTCCAATGTCTACCATTGTTACCCTCCAACGTTGGTCAAAGAAATCAATGAACCATTTTCTGTTGAACCAAAAATAGCTCGCGCAAAACATCTGAAGCATACCTCATTAAAAGGTTTTCGCGTACAACCTACGGATGATTACATCGCATCTCGAGTTCCTGTATTGGTCAACAATGATTTGCACATATCACTGGCTGCTCCTAAAAAGTCGATGACCGATTACTTCTATAAAAATTCGATGGCGGATGAAGTCATTTTTATCCACGAAGGATCAGGTGTTTTAAAAACAGGATATGGACAAATCCCGTTTGAATACGGTGATTATTTAGTGATTCCGCGCGGAATTATCTATCAATTGCATTTCAACGATGAACAGAATCGATTGTTCATTACCGAATCGTTTAGTCCAATCGAAACGCCTCGTCGTTACCGCAATCATTTCGGACAATTGATGGAACATGCGCCATTCTGTGAACGTGACATTAAACGTCCACAAGACTTAGAAACGCACGACGAACACGGTGATTTCAAAATATTAATCAAGAAAGAAGGCTTAATTTATCCGTATGTATACGGCACACATCCTTTTGATTTCGTGGGTTGGGATGGTTACCATTACCCATGGGCTTTTTCGATTCATAATTTTGAGCCCATCACCGGACGTATTCATCAACCACCACCAGTACATCAAACATTCGAAGGAGCCGGATTCGTGATTTGTAGTTTCGTTCCTCGCTTATTTGATTATCATCCGAATGCCATTCCGGCACCATATAACCACAGTAATGTGGATTCAGATGAAATCTTGTACTATGTGGATGGGGATTTTATGTCGCGTAAATCCGTGGAGAAGGGACAAATTACCTTGCATCAGGCCGGAATTCCACATGGTCCACATCCTGGAACGGTAGAAAAATCCATCGGAGCCAAAGAAACCCACGAATTAGCGGTTATGATTGATCCATTTCGACCATTGATGTTAACGGAACAAGCGTTAGAATTAGAAGATCCTGATTATTATAAATCATGGTTGTATTAG
- a CDS encoding NAD(P)-binding domain-containing protein, producing the protein MNQASSSKKKTFYKVDIVVIGAGQAGLSAAYYLQKFGIQAGKGFVVLDDENGAGGAWQHRWNSLTLENVNGINDLPGLSFEEAMKENPEAIRANQAVTAYYSKYEETFHLPIIRPVKVLNVKEQKDRFLIETNGVQFSARGIVNATGTWKTPNIPHLPGSESFKGLQLHTNAYKKVEDFRGKHVIVVGAGISAVQLLGELSKVTTTTWVTRRPPDFRPYEFNPEHGREAVAMVDERVRLGLLPKSVVSVTGLPITPAIEEMLNNGIMNRLPMFTEITANGVRWEDGQEMKADVIFWNTGFKQNIDHLKELNLVSEKGGVVMAGKAATQVQKDPRIHLTGYGPSASTIGANRAGRAVAREIITTLGLKKA; encoded by the coding sequence ATGAATCAAGCATCTTCCTCGAAAAAGAAAACATTTTACAAAGTAGACATTGTCGTAATCGGAGCAGGACAAGCCGGTTTATCGGCCGCCTATTATTTGCAAAAATTCGGCATCCAAGCAGGAAAAGGGTTTGTGGTCTTAGACGATGAAAACGGAGCAGGAGGAGCATGGCAACACCGTTGGAACAGTTTGACGTTAGAAAATGTGAACGGAATCAATGATTTACCTGGACTTAGTTTTGAGGAAGCAATGAAAGAAAATCCAGAGGCTATTCGTGCCAATCAAGCTGTTACAGCCTATTATTCGAAATACGAAGAAACGTTTCATCTGCCCATCATAAGACCGGTTAAAGTGTTAAACGTTAAAGAGCAAAAGGATCGTTTTCTGATTGAAACCAATGGAGTACAATTCAGTGCAAGAGGAATTGTCAATGCAACAGGGACATGGAAAACACCCAATATTCCCCATCTACCGGGTTCAGAATCATTCAAAGGGCTCCAATTGCATACCAATGCATATAAAAAAGTAGAGGATTTTAGAGGAAAACACGTCATTGTAGTAGGTGCAGGAATATCAGCTGTACAATTATTGGGCGAATTATCCAAGGTTACAACTACTACTTGGGTCACGCGACGCCCTCCAGATTTTCGTCCTTACGAATTTAATCCTGAACATGGGCGAGAAGCCGTGGCAATGGTCGATGAACGTGTTCGATTGGGTTTACTGCCCAAGTCCGTGGTTTCGGTGACAGGTTTACCCATCACACCTGCGATTGAAGAAATGTTAAACAACGGTATAATGAATCGTTTACCAATGTTTACAGAAATCACAGCAAATGGGGTGAGATGGGAAGATGGCCAAGAAATGAAAGCGGATGTAATCTTTTGGAATACGGGGTTCAAACAAAACATCGACCATTTGAAGGAATTAAATTTAGTCAGTGAAAAGGGAGGTGTAGTGATGGCAGGTAAAGCAGCCACACAAGTGCAAAAAGATCCTCGCATTCACTTGACGGGTTATGGTCCTTCCGCTTCAACCATAGGCGCAAATAGAGCAGGAAGAGCGGTTGCGCGTGAAATCATCACTACTTTAGGGTTGAAGAAAGCATAA